The following coding sequences are from one Cryptosporangium aurantiacum window:
- a CDS encoding NDMA-dependent alcohol dehydrogenase, with translation MPITTRVALVRSAPGTYETAEVELDDPRQGEVTVKLAASGLCHSDDHVATGDVPVGVYPFVGGHEGSGVITAVGPDTPGYAVGDHVVFSFLPACGQCEFCARGLSNLCNLGASLLTGARADDPTSYRMHLDGQPVGQQCGISTFSEYTTASVDSVVTIDRDIPLKSAALVGCGVPTGWGSAVRSANVRPGDVVIVMGIGGIGANALQGARFAGARAVIAVDPAPFKQKVAAEFGASHAFTTIEEAADYARSITDGQGADATIVTIGVVNGDHVGEALASIRKAGTVVLTGLGDITAVGAPIALGDLTLLQKRLQGSLFGESNPRFDIPNLLRLYQTGDLKLDELITREYTLDEVAQAYEDMHAGKNIRGVVVF, from the coding sequence ATGCCCATCACGACGCGCGTCGCCCTTGTCCGTAGCGCCCCCGGTACGTACGAGACCGCCGAGGTCGAGCTGGACGACCCCCGGCAGGGCGAGGTCACGGTCAAGCTCGCGGCGTCCGGGCTGTGCCACTCCGACGACCACGTCGCCACCGGGGACGTGCCGGTCGGCGTGTACCCGTTCGTCGGTGGCCACGAGGGCTCCGGCGTGATCACCGCGGTCGGGCCGGACACCCCCGGTTACGCGGTCGGCGACCACGTCGTGTTCTCGTTCCTGCCCGCCTGCGGTCAGTGCGAGTTCTGCGCCCGCGGGCTGTCGAACCTGTGCAACCTCGGTGCGTCACTGCTCACCGGTGCTCGCGCGGACGACCCGACCAGCTATCGGATGCACCTGGACGGGCAGCCGGTCGGCCAGCAGTGCGGCATCTCGACGTTCAGCGAGTACACGACCGCGTCGGTGGACTCGGTGGTCACGATCGACCGGGACATCCCGCTGAAGTCCGCGGCGCTGGTCGGCTGCGGGGTGCCGACCGGGTGGGGTTCGGCGGTGCGGTCGGCGAACGTGCGGCCCGGGGACGTCGTGATCGTGATGGGCATCGGCGGCATCGGCGCGAACGCGCTACAGGGTGCCCGGTTCGCCGGGGCGCGCGCGGTGATCGCCGTCGACCCGGCGCCGTTCAAGCAGAAGGTCGCCGCGGAGTTCGGCGCGTCCCACGCGTTCACGACGATCGAGGAGGCGGCGGACTACGCGCGGTCGATCACCGACGGTCAGGGCGCCGACGCCACGATCGTGACGATCGGCGTCGTCAACGGGGACCACGTCGGGGAGGCGCTGGCGTCGATCCGGAAGGCGGGCACGGTCGTGCTCACCGGGCTCGGCGACATCACCGCGGTCGGCGCGCCGATCGCGCTCGGCGACCTGACGCTGCTGCAGAAGCGGCTGCAGGGGTCGCTGTTCGGGGAGTCCAACCCGCGGTTCGACATCCCGAACCTGCTGCGCCTCTACCAGACCGGCGACCTGAAGCTCGACGAGCTGATCACCCGCGAGTACACCCTCGACGAGGTCGCGCAGGCCTATGAGGACATGCACGCGGGCAAAAACATCCGCGGCGTCGTGGTGTTCTGA
- the paaE gene encoding 1,2-phenylacetyl-CoA epoxidase subunit PaaE, giving the protein MTAPATLPARSAVFHTLTVAAVEHLCDDAAAVTFAVPDELRAAYAFRAGQSLTLRRILDGREERRSYSICAPVGAAPRIGVREIPGGLISSWLVHDVRPGTTIDVQTPSGAWDADPALGERHLCIAAGSGITPLLSIAATVLTHPGAHVSLLYGNRTSRSVMFADELGDLKNRYGPRLQVAHVLSREPRDVELFSGRLDRDRLRRLLTDVVPTETFDHVWLCGPHPMIEDARAVLTECGVPPHSVHVELFYVDEPPPQPRRTTAAPGVTTALTTVLDGRRATAPVPRDTTILDGAQATRGDLPFACKGGVCGTCRALVRDGAADMRRNYALEPAEVAAGFVLTCQSFPVGDALTVDYDA; this is encoded by the coding sequence ATGACCGCGCCCGCGACCCTTCCGGCCCGGTCGGCGGTGTTCCACACGCTGACGGTCGCCGCGGTCGAACACCTCTGCGACGACGCGGCCGCGGTGACGTTCGCGGTCCCCGACGAGCTCCGCGCGGCCTACGCGTTCCGCGCCGGGCAGTCGCTCACGCTGCGCCGGATCCTCGACGGACGGGAGGAGCGCCGCTCGTACTCGATCTGCGCCCCGGTCGGTGCGGCGCCGCGGATCGGTGTCCGCGAGATCCCGGGCGGGCTGATCTCGTCCTGGCTGGTCCACGACGTCCGGCCCGGCACGACGATCGACGTGCAGACGCCGTCCGGCGCGTGGGACGCCGACCCGGCGCTCGGTGAGCGTCACCTGTGCATCGCCGCCGGATCCGGCATCACGCCGCTGCTCTCGATCGCCGCCACCGTCCTCACCCACCCCGGCGCGCACGTGTCGCTGCTCTACGGCAACCGCACCAGCCGCTCGGTGATGTTCGCCGACGAGCTCGGCGACCTGAAGAACCGCTACGGGCCCCGCCTGCAGGTCGCCCACGTGCTCTCCCGCGAGCCCCGCGACGTCGAGCTGTTCTCCGGGCGCCTGGACCGCGACCGGCTCCGGCGGTTGCTGACCGACGTGGTGCCGACCGAGACGTTCGACCACGTCTGGCTATGCGGACCGCACCCGATGATCGAGGACGCCCGCGCGGTGCTCACCGAGTGCGGTGTGCCGCCGCACAGCGTCCACGTGGAGCTTTTCTATGTGGATGAGCCACCGCCCCAGCCGCGGCGGACCACCGCCGCACCAGGAGTGACCACCGCACTCACGACCGTGCTGGACGGGCGGCGCGCGACCGCGCCGGTGCCCCGCGACACCACGATCCTCGACGGCGCCCAGGCCACCCGCGGTGATCTGCCGTTCGCGTGCAAGGGCGGGGTCTGCGGGACGTGTCGCGCGCTGGTGCGGGACGGAGCGGCCGACATGCGGCGCAACTACGCGCTGGAGCCGGCCGAGGTCGCCGCCGGTTTTGTGCTGACCTGCCAGTCGTTCCCGGTCGGTGACGCGCTGACCGTGGATTACGATGCCTGA
- a CDS encoding thiamine pyrophosphate-dependent dehydrogenase E1 component subunit alpha: MTRDPAHLLPSAEPVALIDPRGHATGGLPPAADLLRAYAGLVLGRRFNEQAHALARQGRLAVYPSSHGQEACQVVAAQVLGPDDWLFPTYRDAVAMVVRGVDPMATLTLFRGDWHSGYDPHRHRVAPQTTPLATQLVHAVGVGHAARLRGEPTVVLALCGDGATSEGDFAEALNFAAVFGAPVVFFVQNNQYAISVPLDRQSAAPSLAHKGVGYGIPSERVDGNDVAALLTVLGAAVRRARDGNGPQLVEAHTYRVAPHTNADDPGRYRSAAEVETWAARDPLTRLATYLRAAGLLDDEAQVRFDTEAERVATALRTASSEASAPDPARLFAHVYAAPTPQLAEQSALVLDEVSREVEV, translated from the coding sequence ATGACACGTGATCCTGCTCACTTGTTGCCGTCGGCGGAGCCGGTTGCGCTGATCGACCCGCGGGGACACGCGACCGGAGGGCTGCCCCCGGCCGCCGATCTCCTCCGTGCCTACGCCGGGCTCGTCCTCGGACGCCGGTTCAACGAGCAGGCCCACGCGCTGGCCCGCCAGGGCCGCCTGGCCGTCTATCCGTCCTCGCACGGGCAGGAGGCCTGCCAGGTCGTGGCCGCGCAGGTGCTCGGCCCCGACGACTGGCTGTTCCCCACCTACCGGGACGCGGTCGCGATGGTCGTCCGCGGCGTCGATCCGATGGCGACGCTGACGCTGTTCCGCGGCGACTGGCACAGCGGCTACGACCCCCACCGGCACCGCGTCGCCCCGCAGACGACGCCGCTGGCCACCCAGCTGGTGCACGCGGTCGGCGTCGGCCACGCCGCGCGGCTGCGGGGGGAGCCGACCGTCGTCCTCGCGCTCTGCGGCGACGGCGCGACCAGCGAGGGTGACTTCGCCGAGGCGCTGAACTTCGCCGCGGTGTTCGGCGCCCCGGTCGTGTTCTTCGTGCAGAACAACCAGTACGCGATCTCGGTGCCGCTGGACCGGCAGTCGGCCGCGCCGTCGCTGGCCCACAAGGGCGTCGGCTACGGGATCCCGTCCGAGCGCGTCGACGGCAACGACGTCGCGGCGCTGCTGACGGTGCTGGGTGCGGCGGTGCGCCGGGCCCGGGACGGCAACGGGCCGCAACTCGTCGAAGCGCACACGTACCGGGTGGCGCCGCACACGAACGCGGACGACCCCGGCCGCTACCGATCGGCCGCCGAGGTCGAGACCTGGGCCGCGCGGGATCCGCTCACCCGGCTGGCGACCTACCTGCGCGCGGCGGGGCTGCTGGACGACGAGGCCCAGGTCCGCTTCGACACCGAGGCCGAGCGCGTCGCGACCGCGCTGCGCACCGCGTCGTCGGAGGCGTCCGCACCGGACCCCGCGCGCCTGTTCGCCCACGTCTACGCCGCGCCGACCCCGCAGCTGGCCGAACAGTCCGCGCTGGTGCTCGACGAGGTCAGCCGGGAGGTGGAGGTCTGA
- a CDS encoding dihydrolipoamide acetyltransferase family protein, which produces MSSTVSEFRLPDLGEGLTEAEIVRWLVAEGDRVRVDQPVVEVETAKAVVEVPTPYAGTVTVLHAAVARTVRVGEPLLSVARSSGEEGEGSGSVLVGYGTGATSGPRRHHRPRSRRPRGAGGAPAAIPAASAAPAASPATAASAATAASAATAASAAPAASAAPAASAAPAASAAPAASAASAAPAASAAAAPAAASAMAGGTAAAERPRVVSPLVRRLAREWGVDVRTVRGTGHAGLILRRDVERAAAEARLAAPAPPTETRPAAGLPAAGLPAAGLPAAGLPAAGLPTAGLPAAGVPEAGSRAAAAGLTGAASRAVAAGPGEERTALSPFRKAAAATFTRSRREIPEATIWVDVDATPLVAAREATPAGPGLLAYLARFTVAALHEFPVFNSRFDADRQEIVHLDRIDLGLAVQGDRGLVVPAIADAGTLTTSALDAEIRRVVDAARAGAATPAGTFTLNNYGVFDVDGSAAILVPPQVAMLGIGRIIDRPWVVGGAVTVRKVAQLSLVFDHRVCDGETAARFLRRIADAIENPAAAIAHL; this is translated from the coding sequence GTGAGTTCGACGGTGTCCGAGTTCCGGCTGCCCGACCTCGGTGAGGGGCTGACCGAGGCGGAGATCGTGCGCTGGCTGGTCGCCGAGGGGGACCGGGTGCGGGTCGACCAGCCGGTGGTGGAGGTGGAGACCGCGAAGGCCGTGGTGGAGGTGCCGACGCCGTACGCCGGGACCGTGACCGTGCTGCACGCGGCGGTGGCGCGGACCGTGCGGGTGGGGGAGCCGCTGCTGTCGGTGGCTCGTTCGTCGGGCGAGGAGGGGGAGGGGTCCGGCAGCGTGCTCGTGGGGTACGGCACCGGCGCGACGTCCGGCCCCCGGCGGCACCACCGCCCCCGATCCCGCCGCCCCCGCGGCGCAGGCGGCGCCCCGGCCGCCATCCCAGCGGCCTCAGCCGCCCCAGCGGCCTCACCCGCCACAGCGGCCTCAGCCGCCACAGCGGCCTCAGCCGCCACAGCGGCCTCAGCCGCCCCAGCGGCCTCAGCCGCCCCAGCGGCCTCAGCCGCCCCAGCGGCCTCGGCCGCCCCAGCGGCCTCGGCCGCCTCGGCCGCCCCAGCGGCCTCGGCCGCGGCGGCTCCCGCCGCAGCTTCGGCCATGGCCGGCGGGACGGCGGCGGCGGAGCGGCCTCGGGTGGTGTCGCCGCTGGTGCGGCGGCTCGCGCGGGAGTGGGGCGTCGACGTGCGGACCGTGCGCGGCACCGGCCACGCGGGCTTGATCCTCCGCCGAGACGTCGAACGCGCCGCGGCCGAGGCGCGACTGGCCGCACCCGCACCGCCCACCGAGACGCGGCCCGCCGCGGGTCTGCCTGCGGCGGGTCTGCCTGCGGCGGGTCTGCCTGCGGCGGGTCTGCCTGCGGCGGGCCTGCCTACCGCGGGTCTGCCGGCCGCGGGCGTGCCCGAAGCGGGCTCGCGGGCCGCGGCGGCCGGCTTGACCGGCGCGGCCTCGCGGGCCGTGGCCGCGGGCCCGGGTGAGGAGCGCACGGCGCTGTCGCCGTTCCGGAAGGCCGCGGCGGCGACCTTCACCCGCAGCCGCCGCGAGATCCCCGAGGCGACGATCTGGGTCGACGTGGACGCCACCCCGCTGGTCGCCGCCCGCGAAGCCACCCCGGCCGGCCCCGGCCTGCTGGCGTACCTGGCTCGCTTCACGGTGGCCGCGCTGCACGAGTTCCCGGTGTTCAACAGCCGCTTCGACGCCGACCGGCAGGAGATCGTCCACCTCGACCGGATCGACCTCGGCCTCGCCGTCCAGGGCGACCGTGGCCTGGTGGTGCCCGCGATCGCCGACGCCGGGACGCTCACCACGTCCGCGCTCGACGCCGAGATCCGCCGCGTCGTCGACGCCGCCCGGGCCGGCGCCGCCACCCCGGCGGGCACGTTCACGCTGAACAACTACGGCGTGTTCGACGTCGACGGCAGCGCCGCGATTCTCGTCCCACCGCAGGTGGCGATGCTCGGCATCGGACGGATCATCGACCGGCCCTGGGTCGTCGGCGGCGCGGTCACCGTGCGCAAGGTCGCCCAGCTGTCGCTCGTCTTCGACCACCGGGTCTGCGACGGCGAGACCGCCGCCCGCTTCCTCCGCCGGATCGCCGACGCGATCGAGAACCCCGCCGCCGCGATCGCTCACCTCTGA
- the paaD gene encoding 1,2-phenylacetyl-CoA epoxidase subunit PaaD, producing the protein MSDRDRAAAIAAEVRDPEMPMLTLADLGVLRAVELDGDTVIASITPTYSGCPAMATMRDDLVHRLTYAGFPRVEVRVALDPAWSSDWISERGRAALRDAGLSPPGPARTPGGPIPLTLGPTRAAPACPRCGARQTRLISEFGATACKALYRCTACQEPFEHVKEL; encoded by the coding sequence GTGTCCGACCGCGACCGGGCCGCCGCGATCGCGGCGGAGGTGCGGGACCCGGAGATGCCGATGCTCACGCTCGCGGACCTCGGGGTGCTGCGCGCGGTCGAGCTCGACGGTGACACGGTGATCGCGTCGATCACCCCGACGTACTCCGGCTGCCCCGCGATGGCGACGATGCGCGACGACCTGGTCCACCGGCTGACATACGCCGGGTTTCCGCGCGTCGAGGTGCGGGTCGCGCTGGATCCGGCCTGGTCCAGCGACTGGATCTCCGAACGCGGACGCGCGGCGCTGCGTGACGCCGGCCTGTCACCGCCCGGCCCGGCCCGCACGCCCGGCGGCCCGATCCCGCTGACGCTCGGCCCGACCCGCGCCGCCCCGGCGTGCCCGCGCTGCGGCGCCCGGCAGACCCGGCTGATCTCGGAGTTCGGCGCCACCGCCTGTAAGGCCCTCTACCGCTGCACGGCCTGCCAGGAGCCGTTCGAACACGTCAAGGAGCTGTGA
- the paaB gene encoding 1,2-phenylacetyl-CoA epoxidase subunit PaaB — MSTDRRDWPLYEVFVRGKRGLNHVHVGSLHAPDDTMALRHARDVYTRRNEGVSLWVVRADAITASSPDERDPLFAPNGDKVYRHPTFYEIPADVPHM, encoded by the coding sequence ATGAGCACGGACCGCCGGGACTGGCCGCTCTACGAGGTGTTCGTCCGCGGCAAGCGCGGCCTCAACCACGTCCACGTCGGCTCGCTGCACGCGCCCGACGACACGATGGCCCTGCGCCATGCCCGGGACGTCTACACCCGCCGCAACGAGGGCGTGAGCCTGTGGGTGGTCCGCGCCGACGCGATCACCGCGTCCAGCCCGGACGAGAGGGACCCGCTGTTCGCCCCGAACGGCGACAAGGTCTACCGCCACCCCACGTTCTACGAGATCCCGGCGGACGTGCCGCACATGTGA
- the paaA gene encoding 1,2-phenylacetyl-CoA epoxidase subunit PaaA, whose translation MTTTVEELQHTFDAVIAHHDRIEPRDWMPDAYRKTLVRQIAQHAHSEIIGMQPEGNWIGRAPSLRRKAILLAKVQDEAGHGLYLYAACETLGVSREELVEALLTGKQKYSSIFNYPTLSYADVGTIGWLVDGAAICNQVPLCRTSYGPYGRAMIRICKEESFHQRQGYELLMTMVRGTDAQRAMVQESVDRFWWPSLMMFGPPDADSPNTERSMAWGIKRNTNDELRQKFVDMTVPQADALGVTLPDPGLGWNADRGHYDFGQPDWDEFAAVVRGNGPCNAQRLAHRRAAHDEGEWVREAATAFAARPATATAGPEAAAGPGAATAGPGAATAGPGAATAGPGAATAGPGAGR comes from the coding sequence ATGACGACGACCGTCGAGGAGCTCCAACACACCTTCGACGCGGTGATCGCGCACCACGACCGGATCGAACCGCGCGACTGGATGCCCGACGCCTACCGCAAGACGCTGGTGCGGCAGATCGCCCAGCACGCGCACTCCGAGATCATCGGCATGCAGCCGGAGGGCAACTGGATCGGCCGGGCGCCGTCGCTGCGGCGCAAAGCGATCCTGCTCGCGAAGGTGCAGGACGAGGCCGGGCACGGCCTGTACCTCTACGCGGCGTGCGAGACGCTCGGAGTGTCCCGCGAGGAGCTGGTCGAGGCGCTCCTGACCGGCAAGCAGAAGTACTCGTCGATCTTCAACTACCCGACGCTGTCCTACGCGGACGTCGGGACGATCGGCTGGCTGGTCGACGGCGCCGCGATCTGCAACCAGGTCCCGCTGTGCCGCACCTCGTACGGGCCGTACGGGCGGGCGATGATCCGGATCTGCAAGGAGGAGTCGTTCCACCAGCGGCAGGGTTACGAGCTGCTGATGACGATGGTGCGCGGCACCGACGCGCAGCGGGCGATGGTGCAGGAGTCCGTCGACCGGTTCTGGTGGCCGTCGCTGATGATGTTCGGGCCGCCGGACGCCGACTCCCCGAACACCGAGCGGTCGATGGCCTGGGGCATCAAGCGCAACACCAACGACGAGCTGCGGCAGAAGTTCGTCGACATGACCGTGCCGCAGGCCGACGCGCTCGGCGTCACGCTGCCCGACCCGGGACTGGGCTGGAACGCCGACCGCGGGCACTACGACTTCGGGCAGCCGGACTGGGACGAGTTCGCCGCGGTGGTTCGCGGCAACGGCCCGTGCAACGCCCAGCGGCTGGCCCACCGCCGCGCCGCCCACGACGAGGGCGAGTGGGTCCGCGAGGCCGCGACCGCGTTCGCGGCGCGCCCGGCCACTGCCACAGCCGGGCCGGAGGCCGCCGCCGGGCCGGGGGCAGCCACAGCCGGGCCGGGGGCAGCCACAGCCGGGCCGGGGGCAGCCACAGCCGGGCCGGGGGCAGCCACAGCCGGGCCGGGGGCGGGGCGATGA
- the paaC gene encoding 1,2-phenylacetyl-CoA epoxidase subunit PaaC: protein MDNAYDGLLDEGDSSQWAFGTSFEDPLAGVDTSVPDGVDAGELATYCLALGDDALVLSHRLAEWCSRAPELEEDIALANTALDLLGQARLLLARAAAADPALVPALPDGSPVPAEDALAFFRDAGQFRNVRLAEVPNGDFAHVVVRILLFSTARLALFDRLRSSPDQVLAAVAAKGVKELTYHRDWSARWFRTLALGTAESRRRLVTALDALWPLYPELLTGHPSDLDAEVDAVLDHVFTVSEVERPQRPALAGVGGRAGRDGLHTEALSRMLAEMQVVARAHPMGRW, encoded by the coding sequence ATGGACAACGCGTACGACGGGCTGCTCGACGAGGGCGACTCCTCCCAGTGGGCGTTCGGCACCTCGTTCGAGGACCCGCTCGCCGGCGTGGACACGTCGGTCCCGGACGGTGTGGACGCGGGTGAGCTGGCCACGTACTGCCTGGCGCTCGGCGACGACGCGCTGGTGCTCTCCCACCGGCTCGCCGAGTGGTGCAGCCGCGCGCCGGAGCTCGAGGAGGACATCGCGCTGGCGAACACCGCGCTCGACCTGCTCGGCCAGGCCCGGCTGCTGCTGGCTCGGGCCGCGGCGGCGGATCCCGCCCTGGTCCCGGCGCTGCCCGACGGTTCGCCGGTCCCGGCCGAGGACGCGCTCGCGTTCTTCCGCGACGCCGGGCAGTTTCGCAACGTGCGGCTCGCCGAGGTGCCCAACGGCGACTTCGCACACGTCGTCGTCCGCATTCTGCTGTTCTCCACCGCGCGCCTCGCGCTGTTCGACCGGCTGCGCAGCAGCCCTGACCAGGTGCTGGCGGCGGTGGCCGCGAAGGGCGTGAAGGAGCTGACCTACCACCGCGACTGGTCGGCGCGCTGGTTCCGCACGCTCGCGCTGGGCACCGCGGAGTCCCGGCGGCGGCTGGTCACCGCGCTCGACGCGCTCTGGCCGCTCTACCCCGAGCTGCTCACCGGACACCCCAGCGACCTCGACGCCGAGGTCGACGCGGTCCTGGATCACGTCTTCACGGTGAGCGAGGTCGAGCGTCCGCAGCGGCCCGCGCTGGCCGGAGTCGGGGGCCGCGCCGGCCGCGACGGCCTGCACACCGAGGCGCTGAGCCGGATGCTCGCCGAGATGCAGGTGGTCGCGCGCGCCCACCCGATGGGGCGGTGGTGA
- a CDS encoding alpha-ketoacid dehydrogenase subunit beta: MEKSTMAGAINRALRDAMTEDDTVVVFGEDVGPLGGVFRVTDGLSATFGPERCFDTPLAESGIVGMAVGMAMNGFRPVVEMQFDAFAYPAFEQIVSHVAKMRNRTAGAVTLPIVIRVPYGGGIGAVEHHCDSSEAYYAHTPGLHVFTPATAADAYGLLRSAIAGSDPVVFLEPKKLYWTKEELDPSVSAPPPGRAVVRRSGTDVTLVAYGPSVPVALDAAEVAATEGRSIEVVDVRTLVPFDDLTVCASVERTGRAVVVAEAPGFASVASEIAVRVSERCFSALAAPVRRVTGLDIPYPPPAYEAFHLPSADRILDVVDDLQWEDEL, encoded by the coding sequence ATGGAGAAGAGCACGATGGCCGGCGCGATCAACCGGGCACTGCGCGACGCGATGACCGAGGACGACACGGTGGTCGTCTTCGGCGAGGACGTCGGTCCGCTCGGCGGCGTCTTCCGGGTCACCGACGGCCTGAGCGCCACGTTCGGGCCCGAGCGGTGTTTCGACACGCCGCTGGCCGAGTCCGGCATCGTCGGCATGGCGGTCGGCATGGCGATGAACGGCTTCCGGCCGGTCGTCGAGATGCAGTTCGACGCGTTCGCGTACCCCGCGTTCGAGCAGATCGTCAGCCACGTCGCGAAGATGCGGAACCGGACGGCGGGCGCGGTGACGCTGCCGATCGTCATCCGGGTCCCGTACGGCGGCGGGATCGGCGCGGTCGAGCACCACTGCGACTCGTCCGAGGCGTACTACGCGCACACGCCGGGCCTGCACGTGTTCACGCCCGCGACCGCGGCCGACGCCTACGGCCTGCTGCGATCGGCGATCGCCGGGTCCGACCCGGTCGTGTTCCTCGAACCCAAAAAGCTCTATTGGACGAAAGAGGAGCTCGATCCGTCGGTCTCGGCACCACCGCCGGGGCGCGCGGTCGTGCGGCGGTCCGGGACCGACGTCACGCTCGTCGCGTACGGGCCGTCGGTGCCGGTGGCGCTGGACGCCGCCGAGGTCGCCGCCACCGAGGGGCGCAGCATCGAGGTCGTCGACGTGCGGACGCTGGTGCCGTTCGACGATCTCACCGTCTGCGCATCGGTGGAGCGGACCGGCCGCGCGGTGGTGGTCGCCGAGGCGCCGGGGTTCGCGAGCGTCGCGTCGGAGATCGCGGTCCGGGTGTCCGAGCGGTGTTTCTCGGCACTGGCCGCGCCGGTGCGCCGGGTGACCGGACTGGACATCCCGTACCCGCCCCCGGCGTACGAGGCGTTCCACCTGCCGAGCGCCGACCGGATCCTCGATGTCGTCGACGACCTGCAGTGGGAGGACGAGCTGTGA
- the paaI gene encoding hydroxyphenylacetyl-CoA thioesterase PaaI, which produces MPDAEDVARRSAKLMLAGDDASRALGITLEAVGPGTAEVSMTVRPDMTNGWDLCHGGLIATLADTAFAVACNSHGEVTVAAGFDVTFLESGRAGDRLLARAVERASRGRSGLYDVTVFRLFPDGTPGDVLAEFRGRSRSLGRPIPGL; this is translated from the coding sequence ATGCCTGACGCCGAGGATGTCGCGCGGCGCAGCGCGAAGCTGATGCTCGCCGGGGACGACGCGAGCCGCGCGCTCGGGATCACGCTGGAGGCGGTCGGGCCGGGCACCGCCGAGGTCTCGATGACGGTGCGGCCGGACATGACGAACGGCTGGGACCTCTGCCACGGTGGGCTGATCGCGACGCTCGCCGACACCGCGTTCGCGGTCGCGTGCAACTCGCACGGCGAGGTCACGGTGGCCGCCGGGTTCGACGTGACGTTCCTGGAGTCCGGCCGGGCCGGGGATCGGTTGCTGGCACGCGCCGTGGAACGGGCCAGCCGCGGGCGGTCCGGGCTCTACGACGTCACGGTGTTCCGGCTGTTTCCGGACGGGACGCCCGGGGACGTCCTCGCCGAGTTCCGCGGCCGGAGCCGGTCGCTCGGGCGGCCCATCCCGGGGTTGTAG
- a CDS encoding TetR/AcrR family transcriptional regulator: MTATSPPRRGRGRPGNDQAAVLRAAVDLFNRKGYDATSIGDLAKELGVTKPAIYHHFDSKEDLLRLALDDALDELTTVVSNASAGSGTAYARLRDVIHRSVEVLVAHQPSVTLLLRIRGNTAVEQGALERRRWLDDRLAELVRDAVADGALRDDVPPDLVSRLLFGMVNSLVEWYRPEGTYDAASVADALVAIAFDGLARGQA; this comes from the coding sequence GTGACAGCGACCTCGCCGCCCCGCCGTGGACGTGGCCGGCCCGGCAACGACCAGGCCGCGGTCCTGCGTGCGGCCGTGGACCTGTTCAACCGCAAGGGCTACGACGCAACGAGCATCGGCGACCTCGCGAAGGAGCTCGGCGTCACCAAACCCGCGATCTACCACCACTTCGACAGCAAGGAAGACCTGCTCCGGCTCGCGCTGGACGACGCGCTCGACGAGCTGACCACGGTGGTGTCGAACGCGTCGGCGGGCAGCGGCACCGCCTACGCCCGGTTGCGTGACGTCATCCACCGCTCGGTGGAGGTGCTCGTCGCCCACCAGCCCTCGGTCACGCTGCTGCTGCGGATCCGCGGCAACACCGCTGTGGAGCAGGGCGCGCTGGAACGCCGCCGCTGGCTCGACGACCGCCTGGCCGAGCTGGTCCGCGACGCGGTCGCCGACGGTGCGCTGCGGGACGACGTGCCGCCGGATCTCGTCAGCAGGTTGCTGTTCGGCATGGTGAACTCGCTGGTCGAGTGGTACCGGCCGGAGGGGACGTACGACGCCGCGTCGGTCGCGGACGCGCTGGTCGCGATCGCTTTCGACGGCCTGGCCCGCGGGCAGGCCTGA